Proteins from a single region of Oryza brachyantha chromosome 6, ObraRS2, whole genome shotgun sequence:
- the LOC102718371 gene encoding uncharacterized protein LOC102718371 encodes MAGSRAAVGMGDPSSPSARGAAEEEAGGGKVKLLCSFGGRIAPRQGDGLLRYVGGQMRLISVPRTASFGELMRKVEAVDEGGGGGGGVLVKYQLPGEDLDSLISVSCTEDYENMLEEYEKLAASAPDGSAKLRVFLFPASGSDAAAASGSGSHLAAAVDESGQRYIDAINCVSGESVAAVRRKESVASAGSSAHNSEASEYGGAVEGMSPQAVPPPSLPPEYLYSGGNKYHAAFPESLGFSAVTPSAPAMGIPAQNPVMIRTEPLPPQPHQVAPYAPSHQPPQVASYAQHQQPQVASYAQQQQQPASYIPQMPQFREPQQVQYINAQQLGVHGVPQSVNFVPVQVSQYVPSIPVTNSVSTSAPPSSTLKPVSAVVEPVLDNVHNTRPMQATGDQNYRVLQPLSQLPPLPPVHLQVSDAHRYGVQTVVTSTMSTPIVTSSGTIPVVISSATMPAVRYDDCTMCLKALPHAHSDNMIQEQGNPRAMNNPDAAPVFYSLHQENVTKQHTPGATAGTPTNYIVEARSEVTSGMGQMEPNFAANNHVAQPTSFPDASVLVQNPRVTSRLAFAGNPPQLRTEDPIIYQHQQQNSYSMQPSQVPVNGFISNPQGIDASAFKNTNNQVPDPFREYGNDLPHDYVRAINAQMQGVHLGPIAPPESSVQGKPASPHGAISDGKLEKPSHVNIDSGSIYKSQAGGYHMGITNAFSAPAEENLVRHAEQSSSAFDSQSLHSDIGQQLNVLQNVPVSNNLGVPAKPHVSNERFLARPASAGLQVPVEHSPLRPSEMLNHVVSAPPNGNGQFPLQVTSGIDNVEATHDPAYTDSLFSNQDPWNAVGNASVALPRPNKLAKEPVVSGVPYVEGHGLVISSSNAATLLEEGNLPLIQDRTFKDIYPEPSQMTKGFGEETIKRQLQAVAEDVAASVLQSPFPEKPAVFSGYHTDKHGAVIDPKLEDAVSNQSEKTSQGVKVLDDIDNLQIIKNSDLEELRELGSGTFGTVYHGKWRGSDVAIKRINDRCFAGKASEQERMRTDFWNEADKLASLHHPNVVAFYGVVLDGPGGSVATVTEYMANGSLRQALQRHEKIFDRRRRLLIAMDVAFGMEYLHEKNIVHFDLKSDNLLVNLRDPQHPICKVGDLGLSKVKCQTLISGGVRGTLPWMAPELLNGSSSLVSEKVDVFSFGIVMWELLTGEEPYAELHYGAIIGGIVNNTLRPPVPEACDPRWRSLMEQCWSSEPSERPSFTEVGKRLRAMATPTTKAQPQK; translated from the exons ATGGCGGGGAGcagggcggcggtggggatggGGGATCCGAGTAGCCCGAGCGCGaggggggcggcggaggaggaggcggggggcGGGAAGGTGAAGCTGCTGTGCAGCTTCGGGGGGAGGATCGCGCCGAGGCAGGGGGACGGGCTGCTGCGGTACGTGGGCGGGCAGATGCGGCTCATCTCCGTGCCGCGGACGGCGTCGTTCGGGGAGCTGAtgcggaaggtggaggcggtggacgaggggggaggaggcggcggtggggtgCTCGTCAAGTACCAGCTCCCCGGGGAGGACCTCGACTCGCTCATCTCCGTGTCCTGCACGGAGGACTACGAGAACATGTTGGAGGAGTACGAGAAGctggccgcctccgcgcccgaCGGCTCCGCCAAGCTCCGGGTCTTCCTGTTCCCGGCCTCCGggagcgacgcggcggcggcgtccggctcCGGGtcgcacctcgccgccgccgtcgacgagtCGGGGCAGCGCTACATCGACGCCATCAACTGCGTCTCCGGAGAGTCCGTCGCGGCCGTGCGGAGGAAGGAGAGCGTCGCGAGCGCTGGGTCATCGGCGCACAACTCCGAGGCCTCCGAgtacggcggcgccgtcgaagGTATGTCGCCGCAGGCCGTGCCGCCTCCTTCTCTTCCGCCTGAATACCTGTATTCAGGTGGGAACAAATACCATGCTGCCTTTCCGGAGTCGCTGGGGTTCAGTGCCGTCACACCTTCAGCTCCGGCGATGGGTATCCCGGCACAAAATCCTGTCATGATTAGAACAGAGCCATTACCACCGCAGCCGCATCAAGTTGCCCCTTACGCACCATCGCATCAGCCGCCACAGGTTGCATCGTATGCGCAGCATCAACAACCGCAAGTTGCATCGTatgcacagcagcagcagcagcctgcTTCCTATATTCCACAGATGCCACAATTCAGAGAGCCACAGCAAGTCCAATACATCAATGCACAGCAATTGGGTGTGCATGGCGTTCCCCAATCTGTCAATTTTGTTCCGGTGCAAGTGAGCCAGTATGTGCCCAGCATTCCGGTGACGAACTCTGTGTCGACCTCTGCTCCTCCATCAAGCACATTGAAGCCAGTTTCTGCAGTTGTCGAACCTGTTTTGGACAACGTTCATAACACAAGGCCAATGCAAGCTACGGGTGATCAGAATTACAGGGTGCTACAGCCACTGTCACAGCTTCCTCCTTTGCCTCCTGTGCATTTGCAGGTTAGCGATGCGCACAGATATGGTGTCCAGACGGTAGTGACAAGCACAATGAGCACACCAATTGTAACCAGCTCAGGTACAATTCCAGTGGTCATTAGCTCGGCTACCATGCCTGCAGTGAGGTATGATGATTGCACAATGTGCCTGAAAGCACTACCTCATGCCCATTCAGACAACATGATCCAAGAGCAGGGCAATCCACGTGCAATGAACAATCCTGATGCTGCTCCAGTGTTTTACAGCCTCCATCAAGAGAATGTTACCAAACAGCATACTCCAGGTGCAACCGCAGGAACTCCTACTAATTACATAGTAGAAGCAAGATCCGAGGTCACATCAGGGATGGGGCAAATGGAGCCAAACTTTGCCGCAAACAATCATGTAGCCCAGCCAACTTCATTTCCAGATGCTAGCGTATTGGTTCAAAACCCCAGGGTTACTTCCAGATTAGCATTTGCAGGGAATCCACCACAGCTCCGGACTGAAGATCCTATCATATACCagcatcaacaacaaaattcTTATAGTATGCAACCATCACAAGTACCAGTAAATGGATTTATCAGCAATCCACAAGGGATAGATGCTAGTGCATTTAAGAATACAAATAATCAGGTACCAGACCCATTTAGAGAATATGGCAATGATCTTCCTCATGACTATGTCAGAGCTATCAATGCACAGATGCAAGGAGTTCATTTGGGCCCTATTGCCCCTCCAGAGTCTAGTGTGCAAGGAAAGCCTGCAAGCCCACATGGTGCTATCAGCGATGGAAAACTTGAGAAGCCATCACATGTGAATATTGATAGTGGTTCCATCTACAAGTCTCAAGCTGGAGGTTATCATATGGGTATTACTAATGCCTTTTCTGCACCAGCTGAGGAAAATCTTGTGAGACATGCTGAACAGTCATCTTCAGCTTTTGATTCACAAAGTCTTCATTCGGACATAGGCCAGCAGCTAAATGTGTTACAGAATGTGCCTGTCTCAAACAACCTTGGTGTACCTGCCAAACCACATGTTTCAAATGAAAGATTTCTTGCAAGACCTGCTAGCGCTGGTCTTCAGGTTCCTGTTGAGCATTCTCCACTGCGACCCTCGGAAATGCTGAATCATGTGGTTTCTGCTCCTCCTAATGGGAACGGTCAATTTCCACTGCAGGTGACTAGTGGCATTGATAATGTGGAAGCCACACATGATCCAGCTTACACAGATTCTCTATTCTCAAATCAGGATCCTTGGAATGCAGTGGGGAATGCCTCTGTAGCACTTCCAAGACCAAATAAGTTGGCTAAGGAGCCTGTTGTTTCTGGAGTTCCATATGTGGAAGGCCACGGGCTTGTCATTAGCAGTTCAAATGCTGCTACACTCCTAGAAGAAGGCAATCTTCCACTCATCCAGGACCGTACTTTTAAGGATATCTATCCAGAACCCTCTCAAATGACCAAAG GATTTGGAGAAGAAACTATCAAGCGGCAGCTACAAGCTGTTGCTGAAGATGTGGCAGCATCTGTTCTTCAGTCACCTTTTCCTGAAAAACCAGCTGTATTTTCTGGTTATCACACAGATAAACATGGAGCTGTAATTGATCCAAAATTGGAG GATGCGGTGAGCAATCAATCAGAGAAAACAAGCCAAGGAGTCAAAGTTTTAGATGACATCGATAATCTTCAG ATAATAAAGAATAGTGATCTGGAAGAATTGCGGGAACTGGGTTCTGGAACCTTTGGTACTGTTTACCATGGAAAATGGAGAGGTTCGGATGTTGCTATAAAAAGGATCAATGATCGATGCTTTGCTGGGAAGGCATCTGAGCAAGAGCGGATG AGAACTGATTTCTGGAATGAAGCTGACAAGCTTGCATCATTGCACCATCCAAATGTTGTAGCTTTCTATGGTGTTGTACTGGATGGACCAGGTGGATCTGTTGCAACAGTAACTGAATACATGGCTAATGGCTCGCTTCGGCAGGCACTGCAAAGACATGAAAA GATATTTGATCGGCGTAGACGTCTCCTGATTGCAATGGATGTTGCATTTGGTATGGAATATTTGCATGAAAAGAACATTGTACACTTTGACCTGAAGAGTGATAATCTGCTTGTCAATCTAAGAGATCCTCAGCATCCTATATGCAAG GTTGGTGATTTGGGCTTATCAAAGGTTAAATGCCAGACGCTAATTTCCGGCGGAGTGCGAGGGACACTTCCTTGGATGGCCCCCGAGCTGTTGaatggcagcagcagccttGTTTCTGAAAAG GTCGACGTGTTCTCATTCGGAATTGTAATGTGGGAGCTGCTTACCGGCGAAGAGCCTTACGCCGAATTGCATTATGGCGCCATCATCG GCGGGATTGTGAACAACACGCTTCGCCCTCCGGTGCCCGAGGCATGCGACCCTCGGTGGAGGTCGCTCATGGAGCAATGCTGGTCGTCCGAACCGTCAGAAAGGCCGAGCTTCACGGAGGTCGGCAAGAGGCTACGGGCCATGGCAACTCCTACTACCAAGGCGCAACCCCAgaaatag